In Pseudomonadaceae bacterium SI-3, the sequence ACGCGATCCGCATCACTTCGCCGTTCTGATCGGTTTCGGTGCGACCGCTGTCTATCCGTTCCTGGCGTTCGAAGTGCTCGGCGACCTGATCCGCACTGGCGAAGTACTTGGCGACCTCTACGAGGTGTTCAAGCACTACCGCAAGGGGATCTCCAAAGGCCTGCTGAAGATCATCTCGAAGATGGGCATCTCAACCATCACCTCGTACCGTGGCGCTCAGCTGTTCGAAGCCGTGGGTCTGGCTGACGAGATTGTCGATGTCAGTTTCCGTGGGGTCGCCAGCCGTATTAAGGGTGCGCGCTTCGTCGATCTGGAAGCCGAACAGAAAGCGTTGGCGACCGAGGCTTGGAGTGCACGCAAGCCGATCCAGCAAGGCGGCTTGCTGAAGTTCGTCTACGGTGGTGAATACCACGCCTACAACCCCGATGTCGTAGCGGCGTTGCAGGTCGCCGTGCAGGAAGGCGACTACAGCCGCTTCAAGGAATACACCGCACTAGTGGATCAGCGTCCAGCGGCGATGCTGCGAGACCTGCTCAAGCTCAAAGTGTCGGAGCAGCCGCTTGCGCTTGAAGAAGTCGAGCCGCTGGAACAGATCCTCAAGCGCTTCGACTCCGCCGGCATTTCGCTCGGCGCGCTGTCCCCGGAAGCGCACGAGGCGATTGCTGCGGCGATGAATCGCATTGGCGCGCGCTCCAACTCCGGTGAGGGCGGTGAAGATCCTGCGCGTTATCGCACTGAGCGCAGCTCGAAGATTAAGCAGGTGGCTACTGGCCGCTTCGGTGTCACGCCTGAATACCTGGTCAACGCCGAAGTACTGCAGATCAAAGTCGCACAGGGTGCCAAGCCCGGCGAAGGTGGCCAGCTGCCGGGTGGTAAGGTCAACGGCCTGATCGCTAAGCTGCGTTACGCGGTGCCGGGCGTCACGCTGATTTCGCCGCCGCCACACCACGACATCTATTCGATCGAGGATCTGGCCCAGCTGATCTTCGACCTCAAGCAGGTCAATCCCAAGGCGCTGGTTTCGGTCAAGCTGGTGGCCGAGCCTGGGGTCGGCACCATTGCCGCTGGCGTTGCCAAGGCCTACGCCGACCTGATCACCATCTCCGGCTACGACGGTGGCACAGGCGCCTCGCCGTTGACCTCCATTCGTTATGCCGGATCGCCCTGGGAACTTGGCTTGGCCGAAACGCACCAGACCTTGCGCGGCAACGACCTGCGGGGCAAGGTTCGCGTACAGACCGACGGCGGGTTGAAGACCGGCCTGGACGTGGTCAAAGCCGCTATTCTCGGCGCCGAGAGCTTCGGTTTCGGCACCGCCCCGATGATTGCGCTGGGTTGCAAGTACCTGCGTATTTGCCATCTGAACAACTGTGCCACCGGTATCGCCACGCAGAACGATCAGCTACGCAAGGACCATTTCATCGGCACGGTCGACATGGTGGTCAACTTCTTCACCTTCGTGGCTGAAGAAACCCGCGAGTGGCTGGCACGGCTTGGTGTGCGCACCCTTCAGGAGCTGATTGGGCGTACCGATCTGCTCGAGCTGCTGCCAGGTGAAACTGCTAAGCAGAACCATCTGGATCTGTCGCCATTGCTCGGCAGCGATCACATTCCGGCCGACAAGCCGCAGTTCTGTCAGGTGGAGAAGAACCCACCGTTCGATCAGGGGTTGCTGGCCGAGGAAATGGTCAAGCTCGCTCGTGCTGCCATTGATGCCAAGAGTGGCGGTGAGTTCGAACTGGACATCTGCAATTGCGACCGCTCCATCGGCGCCCGGGTCTCCGGCGAGATCGCCCAAGTGCATGGCAACCAGGGCATGAAGGACGCGCCGATCACCTTCCGCTTCAAGGGCACCGCCGGTCAGAGCTTCGGCGTCTGGAACGCGGGCGGCTTGCATCTGTATCTGGAAGGGGATGCCAACGATTACGTCGGTAAAGGCATGACCGGTGGCAAACTGGTGGTTACCCAGCCCAAGAGCAGCGTTTTCGAATCGCAGCATTCGGCCATCGTTGGCAATACCTGTCTGTATGGCGCCACGGGCGGCAAGTTGTTCGCTGCGGGTACCGCGGGTGAGCGTTTTGCCGTGCGTAACTCTGGCGCCCATGCGGTTGTGGAAGGCACCGGCGATCATTGCTGTGAGTACATGACCGGCGGTTTTGTCTGTGTCCTCGGCAAGACCGGTTATAACTTCGGTTCCGGTATGACCGGCGGTTTCGCCTATGTTCTGGATATGGACAACAGCTTCGTCGACCGGGTGAACAACGAACTGGTCAACCTGCAGCGGATCACGGGTGAGGCCATGGAAGCCCACCGTAGCCATCTACAGGAAGTGCTGCGCGAATATGTCGCCGAAACTGGCAGCGCATGGGGCGCGAAACTCCTGGAAAACCTCGACGACTATCTGCGTCGTTTCTGGCTGGTGAAGCCAAAGGCGGCCAACCTGGCGTCACTGCTGTCGAGCACTCGGGCCAACCCCCAATAAAAAGCAGGTTCAAGCGGCAAGCCTCGGCAAGATGCCCGAGGCTTGCCCCGCTCCGTGATTGTCACGCAGTCTGCAGCCTTGGGCTTGCGGCTGCCGCTAAGAGGTTTTGAAATGACTGAACGTCTGAATAACGACTTCCAGTTCATCGAAGTCGGGCGCAAGGATCCGAAGAAAAAGCTGCTGCGACAGCGCAAGAAAGAGTTCGTCGAGATCTATGAACCCTTCAAGCCGCAGCAGGCCTGTGAACAGGCTCACCGCTGCCTCGGTTGCGGCAACCCTTACTGCGAGTGGAAGTGCCCGGTTCACAACTACATTCCCAACTGGCTGAAGCTGGTTTCGGAAGGCAACATCCTCGCCGCGGCCGAACTGGCGCACCAGACCAATACCCTGCCGGAAGTCTGCGGGCGCGTCTGCCCGCAGGATCGCCTGTGCGAGGGTGCCTGCACGCTGAATGACGGTTTCGGCGCGGTTACCATTGGTTCCGTGGAAAAGTACATCGCCGATACCGCCTTCGCCATGGGCTGGCGTCCAGACATGTCCAAGGTCAAGCCGACCGGCAAGAAAGTCGCCATCATCGGGGCTGGACCGGCCGGTCTGGGCTGTGCTGACGTACTGGTGCGCAGCGGCGTGGCCCCGGTGGTGTTCGACAAGAATCCGGAAATCGGCGGATTGCTGACCTTTGGTATTCCAGAGTTCAAGCTGGAGAAGACGGTCCTCAGCCGTCGCCGTGAAATCTTTACCGGGATGGGGATCGAGTTCCGCCTGAATACCGAAGTGGGCAAGGACGTGACCATTGACCAGTTGCTCGCCGACTACGACGCCGTGTTCATGGGCATGGGCACCTACACCTACATGAAGGGAGGCTTCCCCGGTGAAGACCTTCCTGGCGTCCACGATGCGCTGGACTTCCTGATCGCGAACGTCAACCGCAACCTCGGGTTCGAGAAGTCGCCGGAAGACTTCGTCGACATGAAAGGCAAGAGAGTCGTGGTTCTGGGCGGTGGCGACACGGCGATGGACTGCAACCGCACCTCCATTCGCCAGGGCGCCAAGAGCGTGACCTGCGCCTACCGTCGTGACGCAGCGAACATGCCAGGCTCGCGCAAGGAAGTGAAGAACGCCAAGGAGGAGGGCGTTAAGTTCCTCTTCAACCGGCAACCCATCGCTATTGTCGGCGAGGGCAAAGTTGAAGGGGTCAAGGTCGTCGAGACGCGCCTTGGCGCGCCGGATGCCCGTGGCCGTCGCAGCCCCGAGCCGATTCCCGGTTCCGAGGAAGTGCTGCCAGCCGATGCCGTGGTAATTGCGTTTGGCTTCCGTCCGAGCCCGGCCGATTGGTTCGAAGGGCAGGCCATCCAGACCGACAACCAGGGCCGCGTCGTAGCACCAGAGATGGGGCAGTTCAAACACCAGACCAGCAATCCAAAAATCTTTGCAGGTGGCGATATGGTGCGCGGCTCCGATCTGGTGGTGACGGCGATCTTCGAAGGGCGTCAGGCTGCCGAAGGCATCCTCGACTATCTCGAAGTCTGATTTGGAAGGCGGGTCATGCTTCTCTGACCCGCCGAGCGGGCGCGCCGCTACGCCGGAAAAGCCTGACCAGAATCAAGCCCATAGATAAAAGGCACGGCGCTCGCCGTGCCTTTTGTTTTGTGCTTTGCGACAATGCCGCCACTTTTTCGCTGGAACCCAGACATGACTGCCTTGAAGAATGATCGCTTTCTCCGCGCCTTGCTCAAGCAACCTGTCGACGTCACCCCGGTGTGGATGATGCGACAGGCCGGGCGCTACCTCCCGGAGTACCGGGCCAGCCGCAGCAAGGCGGGCGACTTCATGAGCCTGTGCATGAATCCCGAACTGGCCTGTGAAGTCACCCTTCAGCCGCTTGAGCGCTACCCGCTGGATGCGGCGATCCTGTTCTCCGACATCCTCACCGTGCCGGACGCGATGGGTCTGGGGCTGTACTTCGAGACAGGCGAAGGGCCACGGTTCAAGAAAGTCGTCAGCAACATGGCCGATATCGAAGCGTTGCCGGTTCCGGATCCCGAGAAAGATTTGGGTTACGTGATGGACGCGGTACGCACCATTCGCCGCGAGCTTAACGGCCGCGTACCGCTGATCGGCTTTTCCGGAAGCCCTTGGACCTTGGCAACCTATATGGTCGAGGGCGGTTCGTCGAAGGACTTCCGCAAGTCCAAAGCCATGCTCTACGAAAATCCCCAAGCGATGCATGCGCTACTGGATAAGCTCGCGCAGTCGGTGACCAGCTACCTCAACGGGCAGATTCTCGCCGGTGCCCAGGCAGTGCAGATTTTCGATTCGTGGGGCGGCAGCCTTTCTGCCGCCGCATATCAGGAGTTCTCCCTGGCCTATATGCAGAAGATCGTCGATGGGCTGATCCGTGAACAGGATGGTCGCCGTGTGCCGGTGATTCTGTTCACCAAAGGCGGTGGGTTGTGGCTGGAAACCATGGCAGATACCGGAGCTGAAGCGCTGGGCCTCGACTGGACATGCGATATCGGCAATGCGCGGGCGCGAGTGGGCGACAAGGTCGCGCTACAGGGCAATATGGATCCCAGCGTGCTGTTCGCCAAGCCGGATGCCATTCGTGCCGAGGTCGGGCGCATCCTGGCCAGCTTCGGTCATGGCAACGGGCATGTATTCAACCTGGGTCACGGCATTACCCCCGAAGTCGATCCGGCTCACGCCGGCGCCTTCATCGAGTCGGTTCACGAGCTCTCGGCGCAATACCACCGCTGATTCGTTGCCGAAAAAAGAGCCGCTTAAAGCGGCTCTTTTTTGTTCAGGCTTTCGCTCAGGGCTGTTGATAGTGGCCTGGCGTAGTGCCTGGTTCATGTTCGTGAACCAGTTTGGTAACGCGGATATCGGTAATACCGATGACTTCGGCCTGTTCAAGTATCTTGCCCTCTCCAGCTCCCGCCTCCGGCATCACCAGGCTGTTTTCGGCGTCGCCGTTGTGAAGCTCGATGAGATGCCGAGCGGCACTGGCCTGCGACATGCGTTCTTCTTCCGAGTCAATGACGTGGTTACGCGGCTCGTTCTGGAAGAGGTAGTTGATTTCGAACTTGTGCGTTGACTTGCCAAACATGGGCAGCTCCTTGAAGTGGAAGGTTCTGCTTCTGTTGACTCGCCGGTCCAGTTATTCGTTCGGCAAGGAAGACACTGGATCGTCGTCTCGCGTGCGGGTGCAGCGCTCGGTTCCGTTCTATTCCCCGAGCGCTGCGGGCTTTACTTGACCTTCGCCAGGTTGCCCTTGATCGCAACCCCGGCCATGATCGCGCCGGCATGGCACTCGTACTTCTGACTGTCTTTGTATTCGACGTGCTTGTAATTGCTGGCGATGTCCACCACGGCATTGGCGCCAGCCGCCTTGGCGGCCTGCTGCATACCGATCAGTGCCGATTGCATTGCCCAGCTGCAGGCACCCTCGTCAGTCTTGTTGAACGCGTTGGTTTTCTTGCTGGTAGTAACGTCCCGGCGGATGACCTGGGCGCCTTTGGGTGTCTTGCCAGCCAGGTAGAACTTCACGCTGCCGTCGAGTTTGCCTGAGGCCGTTGCCTCGGCCACGACCTGATCGAATGGCAGGTAGTGAGTGGTGTCGCGGGCCTGGCTGATTCCGGGTAATGCACAGAGCACCAGTGCTGCGCCGATCCATGTGTTCTTGTTCATTGCTTTTTCCTTGCGGTGTTTTGGTTGAAAGGGTCAAGCCCAGCGGCGGAAGATCAGCGAAGTGTTGATGCCGCCAAAGGCGAAATTGTTGTTCATCACGTATTCGTGCTGCATCGCTCGTGGTGCGTCGATGAGATAGTCCAGCTCGCCACAGCGCGGATCGATGCTGCCCAGATTCAGGGTGTGAATATAACGGTCGCTGTTCATCATCTCGATGCTGAACCAGGATTCCAGAGCGCCGCAGGCGCCTAGCGTGTGGCCGAGGAAGCTCTTCTGCGAGCTGATCGGCATGCCACTGCCGAATAGCGATTGGGTGGCCAGGGTTTCGGCGATATCGCCCTGCTCGGTGGCGGTGCCATGACCGTTCACGTAGCCAATGGCGCCGGGTTGCAGGCCGGCGTCTTCCAGCGCCAGCTCCATGGCGCGACGCATGGTCAGCTGTTCGGGCTTTGTCGCGTGCTGGCCGTCGGCATTGCTGCCAAAGCCGATCAGTTCGGCGTGGATCGTGGCGCCACGGGCGAGGGCATGCTCGAGCTCCTCCAGCACCAGTATGCCCGCACCTTCGCCGATCACCAGGCCATCGCGGCCGGCGTCGTAGGGACGCGGAGACGTATGCGGCGCGTCGTTCTTCAGGCTGGTGGCATACAGCGCATCAAACACCATGGCTTCGGTGGCGCAGAGTTCCTCAGCGCCGCCGGCCAGCATCATGGGCAGACGACCGAACTTGATCGCCTCGTAGGCGTAGCCGATTCCCTGGCTCCCGCTGGTGCAGGCGCTCGACGTAGGAATCACTCGGCCAGTCAGGCCGAAGAAGATGCTGATGTTGGCCGCCGTGGTGTGCGGCATCATGCGGATGTAGGAGTTGGCGTTCAGCCCGTCGGCCACCGAGTTGAGCAGCATATTGCCGAAGGCCTTGATTTCCTCGGTGCTGCCGGTGGATGAGCCACAGGCGACGCCCATCCGGCCGTCACGGATCGACGGGTCATCGAGCAGGCCGGCATGGGTGAGGGCCTGTTCAGCGGCCTTCACCGACAGCCGCGAGACTCGGCCCATGCTGCGCAGTTGTTTGCGTGTCCAGTGCCTGGGGACGGCAAAGTCATCAACCGGCCCCGCCAGCCGGGTGTTGAGTTCAGTGAACCGGTCCCACTCGTGCATGTAGCGAATGCCGCTGCGGTTGCTGCTGAAGTGGGCTTCGATACTGGCCCAGTCGCTGCCCAGTGAGGTGATGCCGGCCATGCCGGTGACAACGACGCGTTTCATCAGCACAACCCGCCGTTGACCGCGAGAACCTGACGGGTGATGTAGCTGGCCTCTTCCGACATCAGAAAGTTGACCGCGCCAGCGACTTCTTCAGGCGTGCCCATGCGCTGTGCTGGAATCATCTTGAGCATCTCCTCGATGGGCAGGTTGTCGTCGAGCATGTCGGTATCGATCAGCCCGGGTGCGACGCAGTTGACGGTGATGCGTCGTTTACCGAGTTCCACCGCCAGAGCCTTCGCCGCGCCGATCACGCCGGCCTTTGACGCGCTGTAGTTGACCTGGCCGCGGTTGCCGATCAGCCCCGACACCGAGGTAATGCAGACGATTCGTCCAGGCTGGCGGCGACGTATCATCGGCATGGTCAGTGGCTGCAGGACATTGTAGAAACCGTCCAGATTGGTGCGCATGACCAGATCCCAGTCGTCCTCGGTCAGGGCTGGAAAGGCGCCGTCGCGGGTTAGCCCGGCGTTGCACACCACGCCGTAATAGGCGCCATGGGTTTCGACATCGGCTTCCAGCTGTTCACGACATTGCGCGCGATCCGCCACGTCGAACTGCAGGATCCGCGCCGCGCGGCCCATCTCCTGAATCTGCGTCTGGACGGTTTCCGCCTCGTCCCGCCGCGCGCGGCAATGCAGGACGATGTCGTGACCACTTTGTGCCAGGCGCAACGCAATGGCGCGGCCGATGCCGCGACTGGAACCGGTGACGAGGATGCTGTTACTCATGGGGAAGGCTCTTGCAGATAGCTCGCCACTTCGGGCGGGCGGTACACGTTGAGGCGCGCCTCGGCATGGATGCCGGGCCCGTCGAGATGGCATTCGAACACGCCCATGCCGTTGTCATCCTGCAGCGAACGCAGCGCATGGATGCGTAACCGGCTACCGGCTGGGAAGTGTTCTACATTGCATTGGAAGCGGCGGGTGCCCAGTAAAAAGCCCAGTTCCACTGGTTGTCCGGCCTGGCGCGCCTGGCAGCCAGCAAAAGCGGCGACCGTCTGCGCCATGATCTCGATGCCGACCCAGGCCGGCAGGCTGCCGTCGGGCGAATTGAGCAGACCGCCAGGCTTCACCTGCAATTGCGCGGTAATGCTATCCGCATCGAATGATTCGACGGCGCCGAGCAGGATCATATCTCCCGCATGAGGCAGTAGTTCGGCTACTGGCCAATCAATCATGGCGCATCTCCCAGGATCAGGCTGATGTTATTGCCACCAAAAGCAAAGGAGTTGCTCATCGTCCTCCGCTGCCCGGCCGCTGTCGCTTGGGTGCCGGGTGCGATCAGATTCAGCCATGGCAGGTCGGCGTCTTGCTCGCCGTCCCAGCGATGCGGCGGCAGCTGCTGTGCAGGGTAATGGTCGGACAGGGTCAGCCAGCAGAACGCCGCTTCCAGTGCTCCGGCGGCACCCAGGGTATGGCCGGTGAGCGGCTTGGTGGATGAGCAGGGCACGCCGGCCGGAAACACCGTAGCCACAGCCAGGCTTTCCATTGCATCGTTGTGTCGCGTAGCGGTGCCGTGCAGGTTCAGGTAGCTGATCTGCTCGGCAAGAACTGCGGCGCTGCGCAATGCTTTGCCCATCGACTCTATCGCGCCTAGCCCCTGCGGGTCGGGGGCCGAGATGTGGTGCGCATCGGAACTGGCGCCGCCGCCTAGCAGGGCAATCGGAGCGCGTTCACGAGTCATGAGGAACACAGCGGCCGCTTCGCCAATATTGATGCCGTCTCGGTTGACCGAAAACGGATTGCAAACATGGGCGCTGGTCGCCTCCAGCGAGCTGAAACCGCGAAGGGTCAGGTCACACAGCGAATCCACCCCGCCACAGATCACTGCATCGCAGACGCCCGCATCCAGCAGTCGTTTGGCACTGAGCAGTGCGCGTGCACTCGACGTACACGCCGTGGATATCGCGTAGCTCGGGCCGCTGAGCTGCAGTCGCTCACTGATGAAGCTGGCCGGTGCACAAAGCTCTTGATGGGTGTAGTGATAGCTGGACGGCAATTGGCCGTCACGTACCAGACGAGCTATTCCCTGGGTCGCCTCCTGAATACCGGAGGTGCTCGTCCCCATGACCACGCCGACACGGCTTGGGCCGAAGCGGGAAATTGCTTCATCCACTTCGCATGCGATTTCGTCCAAGGCAGCCAACAGCAGCTGGTTGTTGCGGGTGGCGTACTGCAGCGGCGCATCGGCAAGCGAGGGTAGCTCGACAGTGACGGCGCCGACCGGCAGACGGCGCCCGGCAATCATCTGGGGATGCGGCTGCATACCTGAGCTGTCGCCTGCCAGCAGGCGGCGTGCGACTTCAGCCTTGCCGCGCCCCAGGGCGCAAATCAGCCCGAGTGCATTGAGGTAGGCGGTCATTGTTGGCGGGCTCCGGCTGGCGCGATAGGCGCGACACGATAGGTCAGCGTCGGTTCGACGTCGAGTTCGAAGCCGCCATTTTTCTCATAGCGAACGTGCCAGGCCGAGGTATCGTCTGCCAGCGACCGGCCGTTTTGCTGAAGCGCCCAAGGCTTACCAGCATAGAGCTCGTCCAGCTGCTCAGCGGGGCTGAGTGCGAATAGCAAGGCGGCAAACAGCGCGCGCGCTTCGGCATTCGGAGGCAGCAGCCCATCGGCTTGCCAGCGTCCATCAAGGAGTAGCTGGCGCGCCAGCGGTACGCCCAGTGGGTTGAACAGCGACCAACGCAATGCAGCCCCTTCTTGCTGAATCACCAATAGCCAATCGTCGGTTTCGCCCTGCTCGTGACGCTGGATATGCAACTGCATCGGCAGCGACAGCCGTGGCGCCTGGCTCGGCAAGGGCTGTTGCTGCGCGCAGGCGCCGAGCAACAGCAGCAGCGGTAGCCAGATCAGACGTGACAGCTTGTGTTTCATCGAAATCATGCAGGCGCCGGAGTGGCGCAGAGTTCGGCCAATACGCGCAAGCGGCGTCTGGGCTCCGCGACGTAGGGGTTGCTGTTGTCCCAGGCGTAACCAGCGAGGATCGAGCAGATCATGCGGCGAATCTCCGGCTGGGCGCGTTCGTAGTAGATCACGTCCTGAAAGCTGCCGTCGTACCAGCCCTCGACATAGGCGCGGAAGGTATCCACGCCCCGCTTCAGAGGGATCGAGAATTCGCGGTCCCAGTCCACGGTCTCGCCGTTCAGCTGCCGGTGCAGTACCGCAGCCGCCATGCTTGCCGAGCGCATCGCAATAGTGACCCCGGACGAAAACACAGGGTCGAGAAACTCGGCCGCATTGCCCAGAAGCGCAAAGCCGGGGCCGTGCAGCGCTTTGACGTTCGCCGAGTATCCGTTGATCAGGCGTGCCGGCGTGTCCCATTCAGCGTGCTTGAGGATGCGCTGCAGGTTGGGGGCCTCAAAGACGAACGCCTTTAGACAGGCGTCCAGATCCAGCGGGCGTCCAGCGTAACGTTCCGCGCTGGCGACGACGCCCAGAGAGCACCGACCGTCGCTGAAGGGGATGGTCCAGAACCATACATCGCGCCATTCAGGGTGGGTGGTGATGAGGATTTTGTTGCGGTCGAAATGCGGGTCTTCAATGTTGTCCCTGATGTGAGTGAACACCGCACGGCGCAGCGGAAAGTTCGACGGCGCTTCCAGGTCGAGCAAGCGCGGCAGCACCCGGCCGTAGCCGCTGGCGTCGAGGACAAAGTCGGCGTGCAGCGCATATTCGCTACCGTCGAGACGGCGGACCTGCAAATACGGGTGCGGGCCGTCGAAATCCGCGGCGGTAATTTCCTCTTCGTAACGAATCTCTACGCCTTGCAGAGCGGCCTGATCGGCCAACAGCTGGTCGAAATCCGCGCGCTGCACCTGATAGGTGCTGCCGTGGCCTTCGGTGAATTTGTCGCGGAAATCGAACTCGGTGTAGCGGTCACCGCAACCGAACGCTGCGCCATGTTTGATCTGAAAACCTGCGGTCTGTACCGCTTCGAGCATGCCGGCTTCCTCGATGAAATCCAGGCAATGCGAAAGCAGGCTCTCTCCGATCGAAAAGCGTGGAAACCGCTGTCGTTCGATGATCAGCACGTCATGCCCCTGACGCTTGAGCAGGGCAGCGGCGATGGCCCCGGAAGGCCCTGCGCCAATAACGACGACGCTACGTTTTTCTGAATGCGAGGAAGCCTTCATGTATTCGACTCGACAAGGGTGGCGGATGCCGGTTGTTGCCGGCGGGTTGGATAAGACAGGTCGTTATTCGGGCGATTGCCTTGGTCTGGTCGCGTTGGAAACTCAGCCAAGGGCCGCCGAGGCCATAACCAGGCGTTAGGCTGGGCGGTCAAGATGCTGGCTCTTCGGTGGTTTTTGCCGCCCAAGGCGCGAGCAGAAACGCAAATACCAGACCGATGCCCACCGCCAGGCCAAAGTTGCTCACGGCCGGTGTGCTCGACAAGGCCAGGAGGCCGAACGATAGCCAAGTCGTGACGGCCGCGAGTAGCGTGCCGACCAGGCTCACCGCAGCGCCACCGATCCGCTCACGCATGAGAATCGCGTAGTCCACCCCGATTGCCGTGACCAATAACAGGCCGAACAGGCCAAACAGGGTCAACGGCTGGCCCAGCCAACCGAGGCAGGCAAGGCTGCCAAGCGCTGCAAGTAGCGGAACAGCCAGGCAGCGCAGGGCGCCGCTCCAGCCGAACGGCAGACACAGCAGAGCCAGGATAACGACAGCGGCAAACATCTTGAGCAGCGCCGCCTGGCGCTGGGTCTCGGCAAATAAGCGATTCAGCTCTGCGGGCCGGTCGACGAGGCTGACCCCGGCAATACCGTCAGCCAGGCCGTGCAGCGCCGAACTGTCGCGCAGGCCTTGCAGGCTGATCAGGCCAGCAACCGTGCCGTCGCTCCGCGTGCTCAGCCAAAGCGGGCGCCACGGTTCGGCAATCGGTCCTGCCAACACCTGATCCAGGCCTGTCACTGGTTTCGCCTGCAGAGCGGCAAGTTCCTTTTCGAGCGCCCCAGCAGTCATGCCAAGCGCCAGCAGTGGCTGGCTGTATTCCAGCAGGCGCGGCAGGGCGAGATGCAGGCTTTCCTGGGCGACGGTCGTGGCCGCCAACTGGCTCAGGGCTAAATAACCGCGCAGCTTCTGCTCTGCCACCAGCTCGTCAAGGCGGGTGCCGAGCGCTTCCTGGCGCTCCAGCAACTCGTCAGCCGTCTGCGCGCGAACCAGGAAATACTGGCTGGTAGGCTCGAAGCCAGTGATCTGGCCGATGCGCTCGGCTTG encodes:
- a CDS encoding glutamate synthase large subunit; protein product: MRAGLFRPEEFKDNCGFGLIAHMQGEASHHLLQTAIQSLTCMTHRGGINADGKTGDGCGLLMQKPDAFLRAMAKQHFDADLPALYAVGMIFLSQDAAKAETARTSLNEQIAAQGLTLVGWREVPVDTTVLGRLALERLPRIEQVFVSAEGLSERDFGIKLFFARRRAEVALAGDKEFYVCSLSDKDIIYKGLMMPADLAQFYPDLGDERLATAICVFHQRFSTNTMPQWPLAQPFRFLAHNGEINTITGNRNWAQARRLKFANELLPDLEALDPLVNRTGSDSSSMDNMLELLVTGGMDLFRGLRMIIPPAWQNVETMDPDLRAFYEFNSMHMEPWDGPAGVVLTDGRHAICLLDRNGLRPARWVTTTNGYITLASEVGVWDYKPEDVIAKGRVGPGQILAVDTETGQVLHTDDIDSRLKSQHPYKTWLRQNALRIQSTLDDNDHGSAFYDADQLKQYMKMFQVTFEERDQVLRPLAEQGQEAVGSMGDDTPMAVLSRRVRSPFDYFRQQFAQVTNPPIDPLRESIVMSLETCLGAERNVFEETADHANRAILTTPVISPAKWRTIMELDRPGFERHLIDLNYDESLGLEAAVRNIADQAEEAVRSGKVMLILSDRNIQPGKLPVHASLAVGAVHHRLIETGLRCDCNILVETATARDPHHFAVLIGFGATAVYPFLAFEVLGDLIRTGEVLGDLYEVFKHYRKGISKGLLKIISKMGISTITSYRGAQLFEAVGLADEIVDVSFRGVASRIKGARFVDLEAEQKALATEAWSARKPIQQGGLLKFVYGGEYHAYNPDVVAALQVAVQEGDYSRFKEYTALVDQRPAAMLRDLLKLKVSEQPLALEEVEPLEQILKRFDSAGISLGALSPEAHEAIAAAMNRIGARSNSGEGGEDPARYRTERSSKIKQVATGRFGVTPEYLVNAEVLQIKVAQGAKPGEGGQLPGGKVNGLIAKLRYAVPGVTLISPPPHHDIYSIEDLAQLIFDLKQVNPKALVSVKLVAEPGVGTIAAGVAKAYADLITISGYDGGTGASPLTSIRYAGSPWELGLAETHQTLRGNDLRGKVRVQTDGGLKTGLDVVKAAILGAESFGFGTAPMIALGCKYLRICHLNNCATGIATQNDQLRKDHFIGTVDMVVNFFTFVAEETREWLARLGVRTLQELIGRTDLLELLPGETAKQNHLDLSPLLGSDHIPADKPQFCQVEKNPPFDQGLLAEEMVKLARAAIDAKSGGEFELDICNCDRSIGARVSGEIAQVHGNQGMKDAPITFRFKGTAGQSFGVWNAGGLHLYLEGDANDYVGKGMTGGKLVVTQPKSSVFESQHSAIVGNTCLYGATGGKLFAAGTAGERFAVRNSGAHAVVEGTGDHCCEYMTGGFVCVLGKTGYNFGSGMTGGFAYVLDMDNSFVDRVNNELVNLQRITGEAMEAHRSHLQEVLREYVAETGSAWGAKLLENLDDYLRRFWLVKPKAANLASLLSSTRANPQ
- a CDS encoding glutamate synthase small subunit; this translates as MTERLNNDFQFIEVGRKDPKKKLLRQRKKEFVEIYEPFKPQQACEQAHRCLGCGNPYCEWKCPVHNYIPNWLKLVSEGNILAAAELAHQTNTLPEVCGRVCPQDRLCEGACTLNDGFGAVTIGSVEKYIADTAFAMGWRPDMSKVKPTGKKVAIIGAGPAGLGCADVLVRSGVAPVVFDKNPEIGGLLTFGIPEFKLEKTVLSRRREIFTGMGIEFRLNTEVGKDVTIDQLLADYDAVFMGMGTYTYMKGGFPGEDLPGVHDALDFLIANVNRNLGFEKSPEDFVDMKGKRVVVLGGGDTAMDCNRTSIRQGAKSVTCAYRRDAANMPGSRKEVKNAKEEGVKFLFNRQPIAIVGEGKVEGVKVVETRLGAPDARGRRSPEPIPGSEEVLPADAVVIAFGFRPSPADWFEGQAIQTDNQGRVVAPEMGQFKHQTSNPKIFAGGDMVRGSDLVVTAIFEGRQAAEGILDYLEV
- a CDS encoding uroporphyrinogen decarboxylase — its product is MTALKNDRFLRALLKQPVDVTPVWMMRQAGRYLPEYRASRSKAGDFMSLCMNPELACEVTLQPLERYPLDAAILFSDILTVPDAMGLGLYFETGEGPRFKKVVSNMADIEALPVPDPEKDLGYVMDAVRTIRRELNGRVPLIGFSGSPWTLATYMVEGGSSKDFRKSKAMLYENPQAMHALLDKLAQSVTSYLNGQILAGAQAVQIFDSWGGSLSAAAYQEFSLAYMQKIVDGLIREQDGRRVPVILFTKGGGLWLETMADTGAEALGLDWTCDIGNARARVGDKVALQGNMDPSVLFAKPDAIRAEVGRILASFGHGNGHVFNLGHGITPEVDPAHAGAFIESVHELSAQYHR
- a CDS encoding excinuclease; its protein translation is MNKNTWIGAALVLCALPGISQARDTTHYLPFDQVVAEATASGKLDGSVKFYLAGKTPKGAQVIRRDVTTSKKTNAFNKTDEGACSWAMQSALIGMQQAAKAAGANAVVDIASNYKHVEYKDSQKYECHAGAIMAGVAIKGNLAKVK
- a CDS encoding beta-ketoacyl-ACP synthase II, producing the protein MKRVVVTGMAGITSLGSDWASIEAHFSSNRSGIRYMHEWDRFTELNTRLAGPVDDFAVPRHWTRKQLRSMGRVSRLSVKAAEQALTHAGLLDDPSIRDGRMGVACGSSTGSTEEIKAFGNMLLNSVADGLNANSYIRMMPHTTAANISIFFGLTGRVIPTSSACTSGSQGIGYAYEAIKFGRLPMMLAGGAEELCATEAMVFDALYATSLKNDAPHTSPRPYDAGRDGLVIGEGAGILVLEELEHALARGATIHAELIGFGSNADGQHATKPEQLTMRRAMELALEDAGLQPGAIGYVNGHGTATEQGDIAETLATQSLFGSGMPISSQKSFLGHTLGACGALESWFSIEMMNSDRYIHTLNLGSIDPRCGELDYLIDAPRAMQHEYVMNNNFAFGGINTSLIFRRWA
- a CDS encoding 3-oxoacyl-ACP reductase FabG, whose protein sequence is MSNSILVTGSSRGIGRAIALRLAQSGHDIVLHCRARRDEAETVQTQIQEMGRAARILQFDVADRAQCREQLEADVETHGAYYGVVCNAGLTRDGAFPALTEDDWDLVMRTNLDGFYNVLQPLTMPMIRRRQPGRIVCITSVSGLIGNRGQVNYSASKAGVIGAAKALAVELGKRRITVNCVAPGLIDTDMLDDNLPIEEMLKMIPAQRMGTPEEVAGAVNFLMSEEASYITRQVLAVNGGLC